The following are encoded in a window of Candidatus Latescibacterota bacterium genomic DNA:
- a CDS encoding peptidyl-prolyl cis-trans isomerase: MVFVKTTMGNFTIELFDDKAPITVENFLNYVDKKYYNGTIFHRVISTFMIQGGGFTKEMSKKDTAPPIKNEAANGVKNLKYTIAMARTDVVDSGTSQFFINVNDNPALDHKDKTDRGFGYCAFGIVTEGMDVIDKIKLVKTTTKGSYGDVPVKPVIIKSITRILPEEE; this comes from the coding sequence TGTGAAAACCACAATGGGTAATTTTACAATAGAGCTTTTCGACGACAAGGCCCCGATCACAGTGGAGAACTTCCTGAACTATGTAGACAAGAAGTACTATAACGGCACAATATTCCACAGAGTCATCAGCACATTCATGATCCAGGGTGGCGGATTCACAAAGGAAATGAGCAAGAAAGATACAGCCCCTCCGATCAAGAACGAGGCCGCCAACGGAGTGAAGAACCTCAAATATACGATCGCCATGGCCAGGACAGACGTAGTCGACAGTGGAACGAGTCAGTTCTTTATCAATGTGAACGACAATCCCGCTCTCGACCACAAGGATAAGACCGACAGAGGCTTCGGCTACTGTGCATTCGGTATAGTGACCGAGGGAATGGACGTGATCGACAAGATCAAGCTCGTCAAGACTACGACGAAAGGCAGCTACGGAGATGTCCCGGTAAAACCGGTTATCATCAAATCGATTACGCGAATACTTCCGGAAGAGGAATAG